In Azospirillum sp. TSA2s, one genomic interval encodes:
- a CDS encoding HPP family protein: MSRGKFAALQERLAGFGARLGELVFRPILPGATLRDRMIACCGALLGIAATGLLCRNMLTFMSSAPVLVAPMGASAVLLFAVPASPLAQPWSIIGGNTLSAVVGVLVASVIPDPMLAGAAAVALAIATMSLTRCLHPPGGAAALTAVLGGPAVTEMGIKFAFFPVAVNSILLVTAGLMFHRLSGHRYPHRAVNTHRTNDPPAQLRPGLTQGDVDDALRTLAETLDVSRDDLGTLLVNAELHALERLHVDISCREIMSRDLVTVTPDTHPQVARARLLEHGFRTLPVVDAQNILVGIVGHEQLSHGDVARHGTRVGAVMAPAATELPDTPVFRLLGRLSDGRTHDVVIVDQNRRILGMVTQTDLLVVLARTALARAVQTGVDGLTEALPRGYLRDVTAGRA; encoded by the coding sequence ATGAGCAGGGGAAAGTTTGCCGCCTTGCAGGAACGCCTCGCGGGATTTGGGGCGCGATTGGGTGAGCTTGTGTTCCGGCCGATCCTGCCGGGCGCCACGCTGCGCGACCGGATGATCGCCTGCTGCGGCGCGCTGCTGGGCATCGCCGCGACCGGATTGCTGTGCCGCAACATGCTGACCTTCATGTCCAGCGCGCCGGTTCTGGTGGCGCCGATGGGGGCGTCGGCGGTGCTGCTGTTCGCCGTTCCGGCCAGTCCGCTGGCACAGCCCTGGTCGATCATCGGCGGCAACACGCTGTCGGCCGTCGTCGGCGTGCTGGTCGCCAGCGTCATCCCCGACCCGATGCTGGCTGGGGCCGCCGCGGTGGCGCTGGCCATCGCCACCATGTCGCTGACCCGCTGCCTGCATCCGCCCGGCGGCGCCGCCGCCCTGACCGCGGTGCTGGGTGGGCCGGCGGTGACGGAGATGGGCATCAAGTTCGCCTTCTTCCCGGTCGCGGTGAACTCCATCCTGCTGGTGACGGCCGGATTGATGTTCCACCGGCTGTCGGGCCACCGTTATCCGCACAGGGCGGTCAACACCCACCGCACCAACGATCCGCCGGCGCAGCTGCGCCCCGGCCTGACCCAGGGCGACGTGGACGACGCGCTGCGCACGCTGGCCGAGACGCTGGACGTCAGCCGCGACGATCTGGGCACCCTGCTGGTCAATGCCGAGCTGCACGCGCTGGAGCGGCTGCATGTCGACATCAGCTGCCGGGAGATCATGTCGCGCGACCTCGTCACCGTCACGCCGGACACCCATCCGCAGGTGGCCCGCGCCCGGCTGCTGGAGCATGGCTTCCGCACCCTGCCGGTGGTGGATGCGCAGAACATACTGGTCGGCATCGTCGGGCACGAGCAGCTGTCGCACGGTGATGTCGCCCGTCATGGAACGCGCGTCGGCGCCGTGATGGCACCGGCGGCGACCGAGCTGCCCGACACGCCGGTCTTCCGCCTGCTTGGCCGCCTGTCCGATGGCCGCACCCACGACGTGGTGATCGTCGACCAGAACCGCCGGATCCTCGGCATGGTCACCCAGACCGACCTGCTGGTGGTGCTGGCCCGCACCGCGCTCGCCCGTGCGGTGCAGACCGGAGTGGACGGGCTGACCGAAGCGCTGCCGCGCGGCTATCTGCGCGACGTGACGGCCGGTCGGGCCTAG
- the soxR gene encoding redox-sensitive transcriptional activator SoxR — MLSPEDYDKDLTVGEVARRSGVAVSTIHFYEAQGLIRSWRNPGNQRRFSRDVLRRVAVIKVAQRLGISLASIADALNALPQDRSPTTADWRRMSERWRAELDDRIAKLTKLRDNLDGCIGCGCLSIRDCPLRNPWDELGDAGAGPRLLDPA, encoded by the coding sequence ATGCTGTCACCTGAGGACTACGACAAGGACCTGACGGTGGGGGAGGTGGCGCGCCGCTCCGGCGTGGCTGTCTCGACCATCCATTTCTACGAGGCGCAGGGGCTGATCCGCAGCTGGCGCAATCCCGGCAACCAGCGCCGCTTTTCCCGCGACGTGCTGCGGCGGGTGGCGGTCATCAAGGTGGCGCAGCGGCTCGGCATCTCGCTCGCCTCCATCGCCGACGCGCTGAACGCCCTGCCGCAGGACCGCTCCCCCACCACCGCCGACTGGCGCCGCATGTCGGAGCGCTGGCGGGCGGAGTTGGACGACCGCATCGCCAAGCTGACGAAGCTGCGCGACAATCTGGACGGCTGCATCGGCTGCGGCTGCCTGTCGATCCGCGACTGCCCCCTGCGCAACCCGTGGGACGAGCTTGGCGACGCCGGCGCCGGCCCGCGGCTGCTCGACCCCGCCTGA
- a CDS encoding D-alanyl-D-alanine carboxypeptidase family protein: MIVANPPRSAVRSAAPFRRPLRRLAACLSLAAALLGSVPAIALTPPDTAAKQAYLVDLTSGEVLLDKNGETRMAPSSMTKMMTAYLTYDALVHGRTTLDTGFPVSQTAWKMGGSRMFLKLGSQVRVEDLLRGLLIDSGNDAAVALAEGLAGSQSAFAAMMNAKARDLGMTDTHFMNASGWPDPDHYTTARDLATLATHLIRDFPQFYHYESERTFTWNGIRQGNRNPLLYHPVSVDGIKTGHTEVGGYGLTASGERNGRRLVLVVNGLPSPQSRNDEPTRLLDWAWNSFKLYPLLHKGELVEQAPVWMGEEDSVPVTVADDVTVTMAPADRNSLHVVATLAEPLPSPVHRGDVVGKLRVDYDGAVRRTVDLIAGADVPASSGLTALGQRLGQILP, translated from the coding sequence GTGATCGTCGCCAATCCGCCCCGTTCCGCAGTCCGCTCCGCCGCCCCGTTCCGCAGACCGCTCCGTCGTCTGGCCGCCTGCCTGTCGCTCGCCGCCGCCCTCCTGGGTTCGGTCCCCGCCATCGCGCTGACCCCGCCGGACACGGCGGCCAAACAGGCCTATCTGGTCGATCTGACCAGTGGGGAGGTGCTGCTGGACAAGAACGGCGAAACCCGCATGGCGCCGTCGTCGATGACCAAGATGATGACGGCCTATCTCACCTACGACGCGCTGGTCCATGGCCGGACGACGCTCGACACCGGCTTCCCGGTCAGCCAGACCGCCTGGAAGATGGGCGGCTCGCGCATGTTCCTGAAGCTGGGCAGTCAGGTGCGGGTGGAGGATCTGCTGCGCGGCCTGCTGATCGACAGCGGCAACGACGCCGCCGTGGCGCTGGCCGAGGGGCTGGCCGGCAGCCAATCCGCCTTCGCCGCGATGATGAACGCCAAGGCGCGCGACCTGGGGATGACCGACACCCACTTCATGAACGCCAGCGGATGGCCGGACCCGGACCACTACACCACCGCCCGCGATCTGGCGACCCTCGCCACCCACCTGATCCGCGACTTCCCGCAATTCTACCATTACGAGTCGGAACGGACCTTCACCTGGAACGGCATCCGCCAGGGCAACCGCAATCCGCTGCTCTACCACCCGGTCAGCGTCGACGGCATCAAGACCGGCCACACCGAGGTCGGCGGCTACGGTCTGACCGCGTCGGGCGAGCGCAACGGCCGCCGTCTGGTTCTGGTGGTCAACGGCCTGCCCAGCCCGCAGTCCCGCAACGACGAGCCGACCCGGCTGCTCGACTGGGCCTGGAACAGCTTCAAGCTCTACCCGCTGCTGCACAAGGGCGAGCTGGTCGAACAGGCGCCGGTATGGATGGGCGAGGAGGACAGCGTGCCGGTGACGGTCGCCGACGACGTGACGGTGACCATGGCGCCCGCCGACCGCAACAGCCTGCATGTCGTCGCCACCCTGGCCGAACCGCTGCCCAGCCCGGTCCATCGCGGCGACGTCGTCGGCAAGCTCCGCGTCGACTATGACGGCGCCGTCCGCCGGACGGTCGATCTGATCGCCGGTGCCGACGTGCCGGCCTCCAGCGGCCTGACCGCTCTCGGTCAGCGGCTGGGGCAGATCCTGCCCTGA
- a CDS encoding 2-keto-4-pentenoate hydratase yields the protein MTDTVEALIAARETRQWLTGLDNRPATEAEAYAIQDAVARRLGPVTAWKVGAATPDAEPFRAPINAATVFEGTDHLPAKIFQVIGVEAEIAYRFARDLPVREQPYSREEVLDAVASVHPAWEIVDTRFAGFGSQDRLSHMADQFNHGALIVGPAIADWRSLDPLKEAVTLEVDGETKVDVVGGNSAGDPVRLLVWMANVGTRSFGGLHAGEVVTTGSCTGTVFVEPGSRSVARYGTMGTITLKVD from the coding sequence ATGACCGATACCGTCGAGGCCCTGATCGCCGCGCGCGAGACCCGCCAGTGGCTGACCGGGCTGGACAACCGCCCGGCGACCGAAGCGGAGGCCTATGCGATCCAGGATGCCGTCGCCCGCCGCCTCGGCCCCGTCACCGCCTGGAAGGTCGGCGCCGCCACGCCCGACGCCGAGCCGTTCCGCGCGCCGATCAATGCCGCCACCGTCTTCGAAGGCACCGACCATCTGCCGGCCAAGATCTTCCAGGTCATCGGGGTGGAGGCGGAGATCGCCTACCGCTTCGCCCGCGACCTGCCGGTGCGCGAGCAGCCCTACAGCCGCGAAGAGGTGCTGGACGCCGTTGCGTCCGTCCATCCGGCCTGGGAGATCGTCGACACCCGCTTCGCCGGGTTCGGCAGCCAGGACAGGCTCAGCCATATGGCCGACCAGTTCAACCACGGCGCCCTGATCGTCGGGCCGGCCATCGCCGACTGGCGCTCGCTCGACCCGTTGAAAGAGGCGGTGACGCTGGAGGTCGACGGCGAGACCAAGGTCGATGTCGTCGGCGGCAACAGCGCCGGCGATCCGGTTCGGCTGCTGGTGTGGATGGCCAATGTCGGCACCCGCAGCTTCGGCGGCCTGCATGCGGGAGAGGTGGTGACCACCGGATCCTGCACCGGCACCGTCTTCGTCGAGCCCGGCAGCCGGTCGGTCGCCCGCTACGGCACCATGGGCACCATCACGCTGAAGGTGGATTGA